From a region of the Alnus glutinosa chromosome 1, dhAlnGlut1.1, whole genome shotgun sequence genome:
- the LOC133858502 gene encoding transcription factor MYB106-like → MGRSPCCEKVGLKKGPWASEEDQKLLDYIEKHGHGSWRALPAKAGLQRCGKSCRLRWTNYLRPDIKRGKFSLQEEQTIIQLHALLGNRWSAIATHLPQRTDNEIKNYWNTHLKKRLAKMGIDPVTHKLKSDALCSGSGHSKGANSLSHMAQWESARLEAEARLGRESKLVSYPIQQQLSTPFPAQLISKNPTQPALPPCLDVLKAWQRVWSKSMSAGIFPIAGDDLESPTSTLNFSENALPIQTIAFNESTKTAALDFAKSSVTCEGGFTKEVRQMAELKERSDDAMVLQDMTYTMESAWFEDSFRDGNENMPLSYIMEGFTNILAYSCDGQNSSMAGENLDNGENNKNYWNSILNLLNASSSAGSPVF, encoded by the exons AAAAACATGGCCATGGAAGCTGGCGAGCCTTGCCGGCAAAGGCTG GGCTTCAGAGATGTGGGAAGAGCTGCAGATTGAGATGGACTAACTACCTCAGGCCTGATATTAAAAGAGGAAAGTTTAGCTTGCAGGAAGAGCAGACCATCATTCAGCTCCACGCTCTACTCGGGAACAG ATGGTCTGCTATAGCAACTCACTTGCCCCAGAGAACCGATAACGAGATCAAGAACTACTGGAACACGCATCTCAAGAAAAGACTTGCTAAGATGGGCATCGATCCCGTGACCCACAAGCTCAAAAGCGATGCCCTGTGCTCCGGCAGCGGCCACTCCAAAGGCGCAAACAGTTTAAGCCATATGGCTCAGTGGGAGAGCGCACGGCTGGAAGCCGAAGCCAGACTGGGAAGAGAATCCAAGCTTGTGTCTTACCCTATCCAACAACAGCTCAGCACCCCTTTTCCGGCTCAGCTCATCAGCAAAAACCCAACTCAACCCGCACTACCTCCATGCCTTGACGTACTCAAAGCATGGCAAAGGGTATGGTCGAAGTCGATGAGTGCCGGCATTTTCCCAATCGCCGGCGACGACCTCGAGTCTCCAACATCAACGTTGAACTTCTCCGAGAACGCACTCCCCATCCAAACTATTGCATTCAATGAAAGCACAAAGACTGCAGCACTTGATTTCGCTAAAAGCTCAGTTACTTGCGAAGGGGGGTTTACCAAAGAAGTCCGTCAAATGGCAGAACTCAAAGAAAGATCGGATGACGCGATGGTATTGCAGGACATGACGTATACTATGGAAAGTGCATGGTTTGAGGACTCTTTTAGGGATGGGAATGAAAACATGCCTCTCTCATATATCATGGAAGGTTTCACGAATATCTTGGCTTATAGTTGTGACGGACAGAACTCATCGATGGCTGGAGAGAACTTGGATAATGGGGAGAATAACAAGAATTACTGGAACAGCATACTCAATCTGCTGAATGCTTCGTCATCTGCAGGTTCGCCTGTGTTCTGA